A genomic window from Parasteatoda tepidariorum isolate YZ-2023 chromosome 10, CAS_Ptep_4.0, whole genome shotgun sequence includes:
- the LOC107448052 gene encoding small ribosomal subunit protein mS25: MPYLLGTNAIRRTIRYLEQGKLIFRQNVKVMTVSYNDKGDYHQGARDLVHWNLCQIQYRNPTVQVLFLKNLFPTPFIRCWLDTGEDVIMDVFNKTNVEIIDHLIKILGQPDVKEEQKEKLAYENLAKFGSGYPRHCMCEVPGQLPCPVTVQLPEEMTGKYKSEHNLWPKPGLHKD, from the exons atGCCTTATTTATTAGGTACCAATGCTATTCGTAGAACCATACGATATCTTGAAcaaggaaaattaatatttaggcaAAATGTAAAAGTTATGACTGTCAGCTATAATGATAAAGGTGATTATCATCAAGGTGCAAG ggaCCTTGTCCATTGGAATCTTTGTCAAATTCAGTACAGAAATCCCACCGTgcaagttttgtttttgaaaaatttgtttcctaCACCCTTTATAAGATGTTGGCTTG ATACTGGTGAAGATGTTATTATGGATGTTTTTAATAAGACAAATGTTGAAATAATTGATCATCTCATCAAGATATTGGGACAACctga tgtaaaagaagaacaaaaagaaaaactagcatatgaaaatcttgcaaagtttGGAAGTGGCTATCCTAGACATTGTATGTGTGAAGTTCCTGGTCAATTACCTTGTCCTGTCACTGTTCAACTTCCTGAGGAAATGACAGGCAAATATAAATCTGAACATAATTTATGGCCCAAGCCAGGACTTCATAAAGAttag
- the LOC107448066 gene encoding protein toll-like translates to MTNFLSCVSVSLIFITVNVMGCKNELFKNVAFNCELSIHTNNQSLYCKSSILPISNTFYILHLHQRKEIKITTQGFFESFMKSNFENDSAMYSCENHPMISDTDLIAEEFCIKFDSCIEQVASFINTSFVQQLNITNANIALLSFQDLMNLTSISILNNNVSHVSKKLFKTQTILETLVLKNDCIQHLQAGTFEAQDKLISLDLSINSLKHFPKEALINLINLKYLNVSNNLIETIANNDFTVLLHLNELDLSNNKLTTIDANTFNSNGLLKVLHLSCNNFKVLPELLFSKLINLEKIYCRNCELHKLDEDLFVNNVKLLRFDFSENNISVLPSEIFRNQVFLEIINLSKNKISYLNSFKNKPRLHALLMSENNLLALNEDTFLEAPSTFWIILNKNNLTSINDNHIKHLRNVGFLDLSNNKITNIELGKTTEVMIRVLYVSNNLVKKFDVEWRSFVYLEILDMDYNQIKYIEIPPCIPNLKQTITISFKFNNITKVGLKSLLRDEMRALTDRTMAGCLFNGMAKNFIDLTHNPLHCDCDLYPLHNYIVRKTGIKLDSFLNIENLTCNSPPRLRNELVSELPGDVFSCPMVEDCPKSCICGIRGQDDEIFVNCTNRGLETIPENLPADTTVLYFNNNNLRNFYSLNSHSYKNITEIHADNNKITTLHGLKMPENLKYLSLKENRIRDFPESFSDFLNDHKDFKLFLSNNNTYCDCEKKPLKNFLLKNSASIRDVANITCEIDNNGTISILPLYKIPDSILCPKFNGQNLSFKITIWLSILFFTMITILLVYYKQRQLILSFLYIHCEQLFQLLCEENEQMEEKIFDAFIAYSSCNRDIVMKLIEELEEKDPFFKLCIHERNWLPGQYISDNIIHSVQSSKRTIIVLSDDFISSPWFRLELRAAVFKVSKDKMNKIIVILADNSTSLDGIDTELRHVITKRTYLVWGERWFWEKLKYAMPHKSRELPEDRYITLNDRKGSSTTTLIESGANSVIPVVV, encoded by the coding sequence ATGACCAATTTCTTGTCCTGTGTATCAGTGTCTCTTATTTTTATCACTGTAAATGTAATGGGTTGCAAAAATGAACTGTTCAAAAACGTTGCTTTCAACTGTGAACTTTCAATACATACCAATAATCAAAGTCTGTACTGCAAAAGCAGCATTTTACCCATAtccaatacattttatattttacacctGCATCAacggaaagaaattaaaattactacacAGGGATTTTTTGAATCGTTCATGAagtctaattttgaaaatgattcagCAATGTACAGCTGCGAGAACCATCCAATGATTTCTGACACGGATTTAATTGCAGAggaattttgcattaaatttgacAGTTGCATAGAACAAGTGGCAAGCTTTATTAACACATCATTCGTACAACAACTCAACATAACAAACGCTAATATAGCATTACTGAGTTTTCAAGACTTAATGAACCTAACTTcgataagcattttaaataataatgtgtcCCATGTgtcgaaaaaactttttaaaactcaaaccattttagaaacactagttttaaaaaacgatTGTATTCAGCATTTACAGGCTGGAACTTTCGAAGCACAAGATAAACTAATTTCATTAGATTTGTCGATAAATAGCTTGAAACACTTTCCAAAAGAGGCtttaattaatctaataaatttaaagtacttGAATGTATCGAACAACTTAATTGAAACTATAGCAAATAATGATTTTACAGTGCTTTTACATCTAAATGAGCTGGATCTTTCGAATAATAAATTGACAACGATTGATGCGAATACTTTTAACTCCAAcggtttattaaaagttttacatcTTAGctgtaacaattttaaagttctacctgaattacttttttccaaattaatcaatttagaAAAGATTTATTGTCGAAATTGTGAGCTTCACAAATTAGACGAAGATTTATTTGTCAACAATGTTAAGCTGCTGCGTTTtgattttagtgaaaataatatcTCAGTTTTACCCTCTGAAATTTTTCGGAACCAGGTATTTCtagaaataatcaatttaagcaagaacaaaatatcttatttgaattcattcaaaaataaacctCGTTTGCACGCTCTGCTCATGTCAGAAAATAACTTGCTAGCTTTGAATGAAGACACATTTTTAGAAGCTCCTTCAACATTTTGGAttatactgaataaaaataacttaacgtCAATAAATGACAACCATATAAAACATCTACGAAATGTTGGTTTTTTAGATCTATCAAATAATAAGATCACAAATATTGAGCTAGGTAAGACAACAGAAGTTATGATACGGGTCTTATATGTATCCAATAATCTGGTGAAGAAATTTGATGTAGAATGGCGAAGCTTTGTATACTTAGAGATATTAGACATGGATTATAATCAGATAAAGTATATAGAGATTCCACCGTGCATTcccaatttaaaacaaactattacaatttcttttaaatttaataacatcaCTAAAGTTGGTTTAAAATCTCTTCTAAGGGACGAGATGCGAGCTCTAACAGATCGGACAATGGCCGGATGCTTATTTAACGGTATGGCAAAGAACTTTATTGACCTGACTCATAATCCCTTACACTGTGACTGTGATTTGTATCCATTACACAATTACATTGTTCGAAAAACTGGTATTAAATTGGATAGTTTTCTAAACATTGAAAATCTTACTTGCAATAGTCCTCCACGTCTAAGAAATGAGTTAGTGTCTGAATTACCAGGAGACGTCTTCAGTTGTCCGATGGTAGAAGATTGTCCAAAGTCGTGTATTTGTGGAATCCGCGGTCAAGAcgatgaaatttttgttaattgtaCAAATAGAGGACTTGAAACAATACCAGAAAATCTTCCAGCTGATACCACTGTTCTGtacttcaataataataatttgcgtAATTTCTACTCACTAAATTCTcactcttataaaaatataacagagaTACATGccgataataataaaattaccactTTGCATGGTTTGAAAATGCcggagaatttaaaatatttatctttaaaagaaaatagaatcaGAGATTTTCCTGAATCGTTTTCAGATTTCTTAAATGATCATAaagattttaagctttttttaagcaataataacACATATTGTGACTGCGAGAAAAAacctttgaaaaatttcttgctAAAAAACTCAGCTTCAATCAGAGACGTAGCTAATATCACTTGTGAAATCGATAATAATGGAACAATATCTATTTTACCCTTATATAAAATTCCCGATTCAATTCTATGTCCGAAGTTTAACGGAcaaaacttaagttttaaaataacaatatggctcagtattttattttttacaatgataaCAATACTACTCGTATACTATAAACAACGACAGCTCATACTATCGTTTCTTTACATTCATTGTGAACAGTTATTTCAGTTGCTATGTGAAGAAAATGAGCAAATGGAAGAAAAGATTTTTGACGCATTTATCGCTTACAGCAGCTGTAATCGTGATATTGTCATGAAATTAATTGAAGAGTTAGAAGAAAAAGACCCATTCTTCAAGCTATGCATTCATGAGAGAAACTGGTTGCCTGGGCAGTATATAAGTGACAATATCATACATTCAGTTCAAAGCAGCAAAAGAACAATCATAGTGCTCTCAGACGATTTTATTTCTAGTCCATGGTTTAGACTAGAACTTCGAGCCGctgttttcaaagtttcaaaagataaaatgaataaGATTATAGTTATTTTAGCAGACAATTCAACCTCCTTAGATGGTATTGATACAGAATTAAGACACGTGATAACCAAACGAACTTATTTAGTTTGGGGCGAACGCTGGTTTTGGGAAAAACTAAAGTATGCGATGCCTCATAAAAGCAGAGAGCTACCTGAAGATCGTTATATAACTCTAAATGATAGGAAAGGTAGTAGCACAACGACGCTTATTGAAAGTGGGGCAAATAGTGTTATTCCAGTTGTAGTGTAG